Below is a window of Vibrio sp. SS-MA-C1-2 DNA.
ACATGGAAAAGTGTCGATAATCAAGATTATGATGCTTTACTCAAAGCCGTTGCCAATAAAGAGTTGGATTTTACTATTGCTGACTCCGTTGATATAGCCTTAGCACAACGAGTCACACCTGTTCTTGCAGTAGCCTTTGATATAACAGACGATCAAGCCGTTTCATGGTTTACCAAACAGCAGCGTGATAGCAGCCTTTACTCGCTGATTATCGAATTTTTTGGCGAAATGAATGAAAATGATCGTCTAGCAAAATTAGAAGAGAAATATTTTGGCTATGTTAATAGCTTTGATTTTGTCGATACCCGTGCCTTTATTCGCGCATTAGATAACAAACTTCCTAAGTGGCAACCTCTATTTGAAAAATATGCTGGTGACTTTGATTGGCGATTAATTGCCGCGGTCTCTTACCAAGAGTCTCATTGGAACCCTCGCGCAGTTTCACCAACCGGTGTCCGAGGAATGATGATGTTAACCCGCCCTACCGCAAAGTCAGTGGGTGTAAAAAATAGACTCGATCCTGAACAAAGTATTCGTGGTGGTGCCACTTATTTAGAGAAAGTATTAAAACGCGTACCTGAAAGTATTGAAGAACATGAAAAGATCTGGTTTGCTCTTGCCTCTTATAATATCGGTTTTGGTCATATGATGGATGCTAGGCGCTTGACAAAAGCACAAGGTGGTAATCCTGATCGCTGGAGTGATGTCAAAGAGCGCTTTCCACTTCTTCATCAAGCCAAATATTATAAACAGACTCGTTACGGTTATGCCCGAGGTCGTGAAGCGGTCAATTATGTCGAGAATATTCGTCGCTATTACCACAGCATTACGGGATGGCAAAATGAACGTGAAAATGCCAATATCCAACAATCAGAGAGTAATGTCGATGAGTTACAAACGATCAATGTTAAACTACCTGATGAGCCTCAAATGACTCAACAAGAAGAATTAACAGCAGAAAATATGACGTCATCTTTAAAAACCAATCGCGAAGACAACCAACAGCAAGTTGATTCCAATAAAAGTGAAAAGAATAAAACTTCGACTAAAATATCACCAACAGCTACAGATGAAAAAAAATAGTTAATTGATGTAAAATTGACCAATTAAGATCTATATTTACAGTGACGTCAAATGAAAAAGTCACTGTACCTAAAGTCATTGATGTTGCTAATAGGCGACAAGTGAGTGAGTCTCCATGATTATAGAAGTTCTATCTCATTGGAAATAAGTGAACAGCCTAGCCGTGTCCAGTAAGATTGGTATCAGAGATTAACAACAACTGAAATCGATAGTCGTCGTTATAACCCAAAGTAATTGGAGTTGCGAGTAGGCGGCAAGTGTATGAGGCCTCATGAGTATAAGTGTACTCTATGATTGAGGCGAGAGAGCGTAGCCAACAACCTAGCAACTTCAAGTAAGAAGGGTATAGTCATCATAATTAATAACCATAATTAATAGGAGTGGATATCTCGATGCGTAACACTCGCAGAAGTATTAAAAATAACATTTCAAGTATGGCACGCCAACAACGTAGAAAGAAACGTAATAATCATCTAAAAGTTTTATGGCGTCATCGAGCGTATGTTTTGCTTCGTTTAGATAGTGTTGATTAATTCATCATTATTTAATCAAACAAATATAATAATGAGTTGACCTGAAAGTTACTCAATAGAGTAAACACAGGCTCTAGAGCGATCATTGTCGATGATTAAGGTTCTGGTGTTTTTTTGCCGCTTTTTTCTGTTCCTTTTTCTCTTTACGACGACGACGGAAAAAGGCTTGTAATTGCGCTTTACATTCGCTTTTTAATAACCCAGCTTGAATTTTCACATGATGATTAACACCCTCATAACTAAGAAGGTTCATCACACTTCCAGCCGCACCCGTTTTAAGATCATCCGTTGCGTAAATCACTTCACCAACCCGACTATGAACCATCGCGCCAGCACACATAGGGCAAGGCTCTAAGGTGACATATAAGGTTGTCTCTAATAAACGGTAATTAGAAAGAACTTTCCCGGCTTCTCTTAAGGCCTGAATCTCCGCATGAGCCGTCGCATCATGATTGGAGATCGTCTGATTCCAACCTTCACCAACAATTTGGCCTTGATAAACAATAACAGCACCAACTGGCACTTCTCCTTGTTGTTCAGCGCGATCAGCTAACTCCATCGCTCTAGTCATAAATCCGTGTTGCTCAGGTGTGAAGCTAATGGGTTCAGGCGTCGCGCCAAGGGCCTCAGAAATACAACTACTTTTATCTTCGGCTTGATTATCTTGTTGTTGGTTTCTAATCTCTGACGTCATTTGTTCACGACAAGAGATTGCTACGATAGGGTCATTGGGATCTAGCTTATTGGTCATCTTAGGTGCTCTAGCTCGATGGTTTTCAAATGGTCGCTTTATAAAGTATGAGTTTATAGATTGTACCCCTAAAGTCATTGGCGTTGCTAGTAGGCGTCAAGCGAGTGAGACCCCATGTGTATAGGTATTCGATATAATTGGGGCAAACGAGTGTAGCCAACAACCTAGCAACTTCAAGTAAGAAGGGGATAGCTTTACATATTGTAGCTTTTACATATTGTAGCTTAGCGCAGGTGAACTGTACCAATCAAAACTACTCTTAAGAAAAATTATTGGTATAATCCGCGCCAATTGTGGTTAATTGATAGAAAAGAAGATGACGAAAGGTTATGCATGCATTGGGTTAGTGAACCCGAAAACACCAGAAAATGTTGGTTCAGTATTACGAGCAGCGAGCTGTTATCAAGCTAACTCCGTTTATTATACTGGAATAAGGTATGATCTTGCGGCTAAATTCTGTACTGTGACGCAAAAGAAACATCTAGATATCCCATTAATAGGTGTAGAAGACCTGAAAGATATCATTCCTCATGATTGTGTTCCTGTCGCGGTTGATCTTATCGAAGGGGCAAAACCTCTACCTAGCTTTAAACACCCGACACGCGCTTTTTATATTTTTGGCCCTGAAGATGGCACTCTTAAAAAAGAGATTACAGACTTCTGTCGTGAGACCATTTATGTCCCTACCGAGGGTTGCATGAATTTAGCTGCCGCAGTCAATGTGATACTTTATGATCGGATGGCAAAAGGCGAGAATTTTTCTGATAACAAATAATATACCTCAAGCAAAAAAGGTATATCCCATCTAGATTTATTTTTAATAAAAAATAGATGATGGTCAAATTAGATAAAGATGAGAGAGCGTGAATAAAACCCTTATTCACGCTCTTTTATTCTTTAACCTAAAACATTAGCCTAAACGGTAATTCGGCGCTTCTTTAGTAATCGTCACATCATGAACATGTGATTCTTTAATACCTGCACCCGAGATACGAACGAACTCAGCTTTGGTTCTTAACGTCTCAACATCAGGAGAGCCCGTCAGCCCCATACTTGAGCGCAAACCGCCCATTTGCTGATGAATAATCTCTTTGACATGCCCTTTATAAGCAACACGGCCTTCAATACCTTCAGGAACTAACTTATCTGCCGCATTATCCATTTGGAAATAGCGATCAGATGAACCCTGAGTTTGAGACATTGCACCTAATGATCCCATGCCACGATAAGATTTATAAGCACGACCTTGATACAACTCAATCTCACCTGGAGCTTCATCAGTACCCGCAAACATAGAACCAACCATCAC
It encodes the following:
- a CDS encoding RNA methyltransferase, which codes for MTKGYACIGLVNPKTPENVGSVLRAASCYQANSVYYTGIRYDLAAKFCTVTQKKHLDIPLIGVEDLKDIIPHDCVPVAVDLIEGAKPLPSFKHPTRAFYIFGPEDGTLKKEITDFCRETIYVPTEGCMNLAAAVNVILYDRMAKGENFSDNK
- the tadA gene encoding tRNA adenosine(34) deaminase TadA, whose protein sequence is MTRAMELADRAEQQGEVPVGAVIVYQGQIVGEGWNQTISNHDATAHAEIQALREAGKVLSNYRLLETTLYVTLEPCPMCAGAMVHSRVGEVIYATDDLKTGAAGSVMNLLSYEGVNHHVKIQAGLLKSECKAQLQAFFRRRRKEKKEQKKAAKKHQNLNHRQ
- the mltF gene encoding membrane-bound lytic murein transglycosylase MltF, with the translated sequence MLIKQKKIISHFLLILSSLLFIAGCDQFSAPKSDLEKIQDRGVLRVGTLNNQLSYFIGVDGPTGLDYELAKLFAKKLNVKLEMVPFYTTSDLFPALKRGDVDLIAAGLTVTENRRNHYRAGPIYYYTSEQLIYRQGTRPPKNIKALLKKPYTLSVVKGSSHENTLINLQKKYPELTWKSVDNQDYDALLKAVANKELDFTIADSVDIALAQRVTPVLAVAFDITDDQAVSWFTKQQRDSSLYSLIIEFFGEMNENDRLAKLEEKYFGYVNSFDFVDTRAFIRALDNKLPKWQPLFEKYAGDFDWRLIAAVSYQESHWNPRAVSPTGVRGMMMLTRPTAKSVGVKNRLDPEQSIRGGATYLEKVLKRVPESIEEHEKIWFALASYNIGFGHMMDARRLTKAQGGNPDRWSDVKERFPLLHQAKYYKQTRYGYARGREAVNYVENIRRYYHSITGWQNERENANIQQSESNVDELQTINVKLPDEPQMTQQEELTAENMTSSLKTNREDNQQQVDSNKSEKNKTSTKISPTATDEKK